A part of Neovison vison isolate M4711 chromosome 6, ASM_NN_V1, whole genome shotgun sequence genomic DNA contains:
- the LOC122908653 gene encoding 39S ribosomal protein L23, mitochondrial-like has product MARNVLYPLYQLGNPQLRVFRTNFFIWLVRPSMAQPEDTMQFQFRIPMEITRVDLRNYLERIYNMPVATVRTRVQHGSNRKRDHRNVRVKRPDYKVAYVLVYGQTFTFPDLFPEKKSPDSSPSGDNVQDKLLEEQRQRQSQDPWRSGLPNWFGL; this is encoded by the coding sequence ATGGCGCGGAACGTGCTGTACCCCCTGTACCAGCTGGGTAACCCCCAGCTCCGCGTCTTCCGAACAAACTTCTTCATTTGGCTGGTGCGGCCCAGCATGGCCCAGCCTGAGGACACCATGCAGTTTCAGTTTCGGATCCCCATGGAGATCACCAGGGTGGACCTCCGGAATTACCTTGAGCGTATCTACAACATGCCTGTGGCCACCGTGCGGACAAGGGTGCAGCATGGTTCCAACAGGAAGAGGGACCACAGGAACGTCAGGGTAAAGAGACCAGACTACAAGGTGGCCTATGTGCTGGTCTATGGACAGACCTTCACGTTCCCCGACCTGTTTCCGGAGAAAAAGAGCCCCGACAGCAGCCCCAGCGGCGACAACGTCCAGGACAAACTCCTGGAGGAGCAGCggcagaggcagagccaggatcccTGGCGCAGCGGCCTGCCCAACTGGTTCGGCCTGTAA